The genomic segment TGATAGGATAAAAGATTTTATAGTTCTGGATAAAAAGACTCACCtgtttttttactcattttaaattaaagaaaatctCACATGTGGGGCCAGTTCCCCATTGCATCAGTTTAACTTAAAATGATGAAAACTTTAAAGATTTGAACAGGAAACTCATTTTGACTCTATACTTCACTACACTGCATTTGAAATTGAGATGCATTTAGTCATAATGAAGTAGTTTATGGCCttaagtttttaaaaaccaTTGGCATCTTTTAGGGCCTGAGGTCCTTACCTGCAATTCTCAGGCTTGTTTAAAGACCCGCTGCCTCCATCAAGGCCTCCAGTGTGCTCTGCCCTGCTGCTTTCCAGAGAAAAGCCCTGACAGAGCATCTCTCTCCCCTCTGTGGTTGGTGACTGAGACATTAATTACTCAGTAGATGACTTCTAGTGTATGTTTGTAATGGTTTTTCTCACTGTGGGTGTCAGCTGTAGTCTGGAACTGATCTTTTACCAAACCCTGTCCGATGTGGATGGATCCTTCCTGTGTCCCACAGCCAATCAGACTACACAGTTTGAGTTACCTGCAGTCTGAGCGTTTAGCAGCAATCAAAAAAGAACTAGAAGCAGGTGTGTTTCTTTATATGCTCCTTCAGGTTTTTACAACCTATGGAGGCTTGTTTCtgccacaataaaaaaaaaaaaacaacccaaaaaacaGCTGTAAGTCAAAGTTTGAGGTTATTATCTCAAAATTTTAATGTAACTCAAAGTTTCACATTATTTTCTTAGAAGTCTGAGTTAGTAGGTTGAACTTATGGATGTTTTTCAGTGGTGCAAACAAGCTTCCATACACAAGAGCAGtgggctattttttttttacattttacattagtCCAACTCATGGCAACATCATTATTTTGATACCACATATCCTTTAAGATGACTATTTAAAAAATGGCTTATTTAAGATTATGGAGaatacttttttaaatgcaaGATATGAAACTCATATTTTCTATACTTGgcatgtgtttgaaaaaaaaaatgacttaaaacCCACACAAGTCTTTACAAATActagtttcattttatttgcaaTTTAAAATTCCATACAAGATAAAAGTAAATAATTCAATCTGCCTGAACATTGTGGATAATGTACATGACTCAAATAAAGCCATTAAAAGTCCCGATAGATGACATACTGATGAAAtgtcttacattttttttatttattttttaattttttaaacagattataaaataaaatatggatgTTTGAACTCATGATCACACACTACGAAGAacttacacaaaataaaagacttCCTGAATGGGAGCTACAAACAGATTTGTAATCTAGACATGGCAAAGCGTTGAAAAATGTGGATACATACAGTACAAGATACCTTCTGTAAATAACATACTGAATCAGTCAATCCCATTTATGATCGTACTTCAGCGAACCCACTTGTTATTTTATAGTGATGATAACATTGACATGTTGGGTTTCCCTCGTCAATGGAAATTGTAAACTTGATCAAAAATGATCAACCCTCCTTAACTGCAAAAGTTCTTCCATCATTGGGTTGTTGCATTAGGttttattcaaaaaaaaaaaaaaaaaaaaaaaaaaaaaatcattaaaatatcCACATTTGTGCTGAACAATTCTCAAGCTCACCAAACAAAAGTTACTGTGGTATGAGTAGCAGGTAATGCTACTCCACTCtgagattgttttcttttattgatGATTAACAAATTAGACAAGAGAAGTTTTATGACATGTCAAAGAGGGGGAATTACAATAACGTTTAATGGTTCAGTAATCAATAATGGGCATTTAATAATATATCAATGCTGGACGATGAAACGAGAAGAAAATCATTCTATGTTACCAAATCTCTAAAAACCAATGAAGTGGGTGAGGACCCAAAACATCTGCATGCAAACACACCTCACATTTCTTTTTAGCCAGAAAAGTATCAGCAGTTGTCCTGTTCCTTCTCGGATAGTCTGTACGACAAACCAAGAGACAGCATTTCCCTGTGGCTTTTACGTGGTCCCTGCTAAAAAGGGGGACTGACACATCTGGATTGGTAACAAGGTTCCAAATAAGACAGATGCTAATTTGGGAGGCCAGGGACTCACGTGATTGGTTTTGAGTCTAGGTGGGCACAGTGATACTGCGGGCTAGAAGTGCCAGCAGAGCTAGCTCCACAACCCCATGGGCTTGTTCCAGTGCCTCTGCAGCCTCCCTGGCAGAAAAGCCTGCTGCCTGGATTCTCTGGATGTGCTCGGCTGGAAACTGTTCTATAAAGGGAtgtggaggagggagaggagaggctGGAGATGAAGGCTGGGGAGTCTGAGCCAGAGGAGGAACTGACGAGGACAAGGTGCTTGAAACTTCCTCCGGTGAGTCCGCTGCCATTGACATAGGGCTGAGGAAAGTGTGCTCAGTTTGGAGGCCTAGGGTGTCTGGGGTATTGGTGCCAGAGGCTTGTCCATCTGCGACCCCTCTCCCATGCTGCCCCTCAGGAGGCTCCCTGAACTCCAGATCCTCGGGGGGATCAAGAGGAACCTCTGGCTCAGACTGAGAAAAGCTGATGTTACTCACCTCATCTTGCCCACATCTGTCTGCCCTCCTCTCCTCATAGCTATGTGGACACTCTAGTGGTCCTTGTCCAATCACAGCCTCTGCTGTATCACCGCCCAGATGTTCATCCTGGCCAGAGTGGTGGGGCGCAAGACACTTAGATGGTTCCCCATcagacacagcagcagcataGTTGGCTTTGGCATCGCTTGGTTCTGCACCGGATGTAATGGCAGTAGAGGGGGTAAGCTGGGTATTTTCGGGGATTGAGGTGCACGGCTCGGGGGACGTGTTGTCTGTGTCCTGCCTGAATGGATTTGAAGGAGAGCAGGAGGTGCTGCGATTTTGTGACTGAGCACAGTTGTTGGATACCAGCAGCTCATGGAGCTCCCTAAGGGCAGATGCCAACGAGGGGATGCTTTCAGAGCTGGAGCAGTGCTCTCCATCAGGCTGGTCCCTCTCAGAGCACACCACACTGTCAGAAGCAGTGGGAGACTCCATTTCAATTGAGTCAGGTTCCCTGGGACCGACTTCCGT from the Oreochromis aureus strain Israel breed Guangdong linkage group 5, ZZ_aureus, whole genome shotgun sequence genome contains:
- the ddi2 gene encoding protein DDI1 homolog 2 isoform X1; this encodes MPAQRSWLTENWQRRFRGPYRKADSTDAFGDSWRGPYQPDTADGQTTSPQPQPFSLPKTLGQTSSATSPSQSLSSDQPQNPTLDRSQSAPAAMQQTSAPGQCQDRPGFQELPQPSSPAEDGASIPHHIHPDPLPLHSNSEVPPLSSPSTDVVRSCTPPADMNSVSQDPGGELQPGAIKGDDESDEVENSSMLPHSEELSPIQPMEQEVTECDTAVTTEVGPREPDSIEMESPTASDSVVCSERDQPDGEHCSSSESIPSLASALRELHELLVSNNCAQSQNRSTSCSPSNPFRQDTDNTSPEPCTSIPENTQLTPSTAITSGAEPSDAKANYAAAVSDGEPSKCLAPHHSGQDEHLGGDTAEAVIGQGPLECPHSYEERRADRCGQDEVSNISFSQSEPEVPLDPPEDLEFREPPEGQHGRGVADGQASGTNTPDTLGLQTEHTFLSPMSMAADSPEEVSSTLSSSVPPLAQTPQPSSPASPLPPPHPFIEQFPAEHIQRIQAAGFSAREAAEALEQAHGVVELALLALLARSITVPT